Part of the Pirellulales bacterium genome is shown below.
GTCCCCAGTCCCCAGTCCCCAGCCCCCAGCCCCTATGTTGTCCTTCGGCGAGCGATTGGCGGAAGCGGTTCGGCGGCGCGGGACGAGCGTCCTGGTCGGGCTCGATCCGCGAATCGAGCAGCTTCCAGAGATCGTTCGCAAGCGGGCTGGGGATTCGGCGAGCGAGCAGGCCGCCGCGTATCGGGAGTTTTGCCAAGGGGTGATCGATGTGGTCGCGCCGCTCGTGCCGGCCGTTAAGCCACAGGCGGCATTTTTCGAGGAGCTGGGGCCGGCGGGAATGCAGGCGTTGGCCGACGTGATCCGCTACGCCCGCGATCGCGGTCTGCTCGTGATCGTCGACGGCAAGCGAAACGATATCGGCTCGACCGCAACGGCTTACGCCCGAGCTTATCTGGGGGCCGAATCAAGCGCTTGGGGCGCCGATGCGCTGACGGTCAGCCCGTATCTGGGGGCCGACAGCATCGAGCCGTTCGTCGAGGTGGGGCGCCAGCGCGGGGCGGGGATCTTCGTGCTCGTAAAGACGTCGAACTCTGGCGGAGGACAGTTTCAGGACCTCGCGTGCGAAGGCCGGCCGCTCTATCGGCACGTGGCCGAGTTCGTCGAGCGGCTGGCGACGGCCGGGGCCGGGGCGAGTGGCTACGGCGACGTGGGGGCGGTCGTTGGGGCGACCTGGCCCGAGCAGTTGGCCGAGCTGCGACAGGCGATGCCACATGCCTGGCTGTTGATCCCCGGCTTCGGCAGCCAAGGGGGAACGGCTCAACACGTGGCGGCGGGATTCGATTCGCGAGGGCTAGGGGCGATCGTGAACAATTCGCGCGGAATCATCTTCGCCCACGCGCGGCCGGAATTCGCTGGGCGTTTCAAGCCGGCCGAGTGGCAGCAGGCCGTCGAAGCCGCGACGCGCGAGATGATCGCGCAGTTGCCGCGAGTGGCGAGTGGCAAGTAGCAAAGGCCGGTGCGATGCCATCGT
Proteins encoded:
- the pyrF gene encoding orotidine-5'-phosphate decarboxylase — translated: MLSFGERLAEAVRRRGTSVLVGLDPRIEQLPEIVRKRAGDSASEQAAAYREFCQGVIDVVAPLVPAVKPQAAFFEELGPAGMQALADVIRYARDRGLLVIVDGKRNDIGSTATAYARAYLGAESSAWGADALTVSPYLGADSIEPFVEVGRQRGAGIFVLVKTSNSGGGQFQDLACEGRPLYRHVAEFVERLATAGAGASGYGDVGAVVGATWPEQLAELRQAMPHAWLLIPGFGSQGGTAQHVAAGFDSRGLGAIVNNSRGIIFAHARPEFAGRFKPAEWQQAVEAATREMIAQLPRVASGK